A portion of the Bufo gargarizans isolate SCDJY-AF-19 chromosome 7, ASM1485885v1, whole genome shotgun sequence genome contains these proteins:
- the LOC122944027 gene encoding cysteine-rich secretory protein LCCL domain-containing 2-like: MLLFGDMNMAYADESSVCRAAIHAGKIPDGGGYVVVVKRLGDAFYSESSRNGVRTKSRGPSTGSFVFGSMSDFQFSALNVGNSEHSLQQSVSACCSTKAKDLPAQTTLVICPYGCLTQNAPVWGHGYGYADESSVCRAAIHAGIIPDGGGYVVVVKRSGKAFYSESSRNGVTTKSRGPSTGSFVFGSMSDFEFSALNGGNSEHSLQTSDKTPTPKLERGYFSTWR, encoded by the exons ATGCTCCTGTTTggggacatgaatatggcttatgCAGAT GAATCTTCTGTTTGTCGAGCTGCAATTCATGCAGGAAAAATACCagatggtggtggatatgtggTTGTGGTTAAGAGATTGGGAGATGCATTTTACAGCGAATCCTCAAGAAATGGAGTAAGAACGAAAAGCAGGGGCCCATCAACCGGGTCTTTTGTGTTTGGTTCTATGTCTGATTTCCAGTTCTCTGCTTTAAACGTTGGCAATTCTGAACATAGCCTTCAACAATCAG TGTCTGCCTGTTGCTCAACAAAAGCCAAGGATCTGCCTGCACAAACCACATT GGTGATTTGTCCTTATGGATGCCTGACACAGAATGCTCCTGTTTGGGGACATGGATATGGTTATGCAGAT GAATCTTCTGTTTGTCGAGCTGCAATTCATGCAGGAATAATACCagatggtggtggatatgtggTTGTGGTTAAGAGATCGGGAAAGGCATTTTACAGCGAATCCTCAAGAAATGGAGTAACAACGAAAAGCAGGGGCCCATCAACCGGGTCTTTTGTGTTTGGTTCTATGTCTGATTTCGAGTTCTCTGCTTTAAACGGTGGCAATTCTGAGCATAGCCTTCAAACATCAG ACAAAACACCGACACCTAAACTAGAGCGCG